Proteins encoded by one window of Burkholderia plantarii:
- a CDS encoding cupin-like domain-containing protein, with protein MMIPRVTRSEFADGYLARGRPAIITDALDAWRIAERWTPEALARNVAPSRRVTLSASSDGRYRFEPAQERSRAPVFRNTEVEFGAAVARLLEADQGEHIYLLQQSIPEVMPELLDQLVVPEWIAAQRPMINLWFGRGTETQLHFDYSNNFFAQLHGTKDFTLFSPDDTPHLYPYHHDAATAHLSNVDPGQPDLARHPAFARAEPLRFTMQPGELLYMPVFWWHHVRARDVSVSVNFWWYPSLRQIIDAPNATRALPGFYAGDRLAEFRAGFLDPAGLDFAQAGARFLEHGRLWGAGLLAIAALDQWGRQHAAPDAPARPAGSRLADLAADLAPVRAALLADASLSPSQREAVTYSAVLAAQLAEHHEDAVLDRGAIAALLDLLRAVAPSAVQNVGAAGIAAAS; from the coding sequence ATGATGATTCCACGCGTGACCCGCAGTGAATTCGCCGACGGCTATCTGGCGCGGGGCCGGCCCGCGATCATCACCGACGCGCTCGACGCGTGGCGGATCGCCGAGCGCTGGACGCCCGAGGCGCTGGCGCGCAACGTGGCGCCGTCGCGCCGCGTGACGCTGAGCGCGTCGAGCGACGGCCGCTACCGCTTCGAGCCGGCCCAGGAGCGCAGCCGCGCGCCGGTGTTCCGCAACACCGAGGTCGAGTTCGGCGCGGCCGTGGCGCGGCTGCTCGAGGCGGATCAGGGCGAGCACATCTACCTGCTCCAGCAGTCGATTCCCGAGGTGATGCCGGAACTGCTCGACCAGCTCGTGGTGCCGGAATGGATCGCGGCGCAGCGGCCGATGATCAACCTCTGGTTCGGCCGCGGCACCGAAACCCAGCTGCACTTCGACTATTCGAACAACTTCTTCGCGCAGCTGCACGGCACCAAGGATTTCACGCTGTTCTCGCCCGACGACACGCCGCACCTGTATCCGTATCACCACGACGCGGCCACCGCGCACCTGTCGAACGTCGATCCGGGCCAGCCCGATCTCGCCCGGCATCCCGCGTTCGCGCGCGCCGAGCCGCTGCGCTTCACGATGCAGCCGGGCGAGCTGCTGTACATGCCGGTGTTCTGGTGGCACCACGTGCGGGCGCGCGACGTGTCGGTGTCGGTGAACTTCTGGTGGTATCCGTCGCTGCGGCAGATCATCGACGCGCCGAACGCCACGCGCGCGCTGCCGGGCTTCTACGCGGGCGACCGGCTCGCCGAGTTCCGGGCGGGCTTTCTCGATCCGGCCGGACTCGATTTCGCACAAGCCGGCGCGCGCTTTCTCGAACACGGCCGGCTGTGGGGCGCGGGCCTGCTCGCGATCGCCGCGCTCGACCAGTGGGGCCGCCAGCACGCGGCGCCCGACGCGCCGGCGCGGCCGGCCGGCTCACGGCTCGCCGACCTCGCCGCCGATCTCGCGCCGGTGCGCGCGGCGCTGCTGGCCGACGCGTCGCTCTCGCCGTCGCAGCGCGAGGCCGTGACCTACAGCGCGGTGCTGGCCGCGCAGCTGGCCGAGCATCACGAGGATGCGGTGCTCGATCGCGGCGCCATCGCGGCGCTGCTCGACCTGCTGCGGGCCGTGGCGCCGTCCGCCGTGCAGAACGTGGGTGCCGCGGGCATCGCCGCCGCATCATGA
- a CDS encoding TCR/Tet family MFS transporter: protein MSTPIVAGEPRASRAAFGFIFATALMNTISFGIVLPVLPNLIKAFAGGDTALATEWSTLFAVVWGAMQFVCAPALGALSDRIGRRPVLLISLAGLAADSLIMALAPNLAWLFVGRLLNGLTSASLSTANAYVADVTPPERRARAFGRIGAAVSLGFLAGPALGGLLAGVDLRLPCYVAGALSACNFLYGLVVLPESLAPAARVASIDRRKLNPLGGLAFLKARADLRGLALLAFLVSLGWMVGPAIFVLYGGYRYGWSPAAIGLVMMASGGLGSFVQIVLVGPIVARVGERGALLAGAGMGALGYAGFGLASTGAGYLAAVPVYVMFNLFMPALQGLVTRRVGESEQGQLQGALQGLTGLASLIGPLVYGLGFAWSIGPGVARPIPGLAFFIAAGLMAVALLLALRITRPGSEGAA, encoded by the coding sequence ATGAGCACGCCGATCGTGGCCGGCGAGCCGCGCGCCTCGCGCGCCGCGTTCGGTTTCATCTTCGCCACGGCGCTGATGAACACGATCTCGTTCGGCATCGTGCTGCCGGTGCTGCCGAACCTGATCAAGGCGTTCGCGGGCGGCGACACCGCGCTCGCCACCGAGTGGAGCACGCTGTTCGCGGTGGTGTGGGGCGCCATGCAGTTCGTCTGCGCGCCCGCGCTCGGCGCGCTGTCGGACCGCATCGGCCGGCGCCCGGTGCTGCTGATCTCGCTGGCCGGGCTCGCGGCCGATTCGCTGATCATGGCGCTCGCGCCGAACCTGGCCTGGCTGTTCGTCGGGCGGCTGCTGAACGGGCTGACCTCGGCCAGCCTCTCGACGGCCAACGCCTACGTGGCCGACGTCACGCCGCCCGAGCGGCGCGCGCGCGCGTTCGGCCGGATCGGCGCGGCGGTGAGCCTCGGCTTCCTGGCCGGGCCGGCGCTGGGCGGCCTGCTGGCCGGCGTCGACCTGCGGCTGCCCTGCTACGTGGCGGGCGCGCTGTCGGCCTGCAACTTCCTGTACGGCCTGGTGGTGCTGCCGGAGTCGCTCGCGCCCGCCGCGCGCGTGGCGTCCATCGACCGCCGCAAGCTGAATCCGCTCGGCGGGCTGGCGTTCCTGAAGGCGCGCGCCGACCTGCGCGGGCTGGCGTTGCTGGCGTTCCTGGTTTCGCTCGGCTGGATGGTCGGGCCGGCGATCTTCGTGCTCTACGGCGGCTACCGCTATGGCTGGAGCCCGGCCGCGATCGGGCTGGTGATGATGGCGAGCGGCGGGCTCGGCTCGTTCGTGCAGATCGTGCTGGTCGGGCCGATCGTGGCGCGCGTCGGCGAGCGCGGCGCGCTGCTGGCCGGCGCCGGCATGGGCGCGCTCGGCTATGCCGGCTTCGGCCTCGCCTCGACGGGCGCCGGCTATCTGGCGGCGGTGCCCGTCTACGTGATGTTCAACCTGTTCATGCCGGCGCTGCAGGGGCTCGTCACGCGGCGCGTCGGCGAATCGGAGCAGGGGCAGCTGCAGGGCGCGCTGCAGGGGCTGACCGGGCTCGCCTCGCTGATCGGGCCGCTCGTCTACGGGCTCGGCTTCGCGTGGTCGATCGGCCCGGGCGTGGCGCGGCCGATACCGGGCCTCGCGTTCTTCATCGCCGCGGGGTTGATGGCGGTCGCGCTGCTGCTGGCGCTGCGGATCACGCGGCCGGGCTCGGAGGGGGCGGCTTGA
- a CDS encoding ABC transporter permease: protein MQLTNSIPSIRLAKLGLRVHCTLVLAFLVAPILVIIPLSFNSGSYFSYPMEGFSLRWYAQAFGSPDWQRAFANSLGIGAVSTLIATSLGTLAALGLARENFPYRSLIMPLLISPMIIPIVVVAAGFYLIFAPLGLVNSYLGVVLAHAALGTPFVVITVTASLLSFDQSLLRASAGLGARPWTTFRRVTLPLITPAVATGGVFAFATSFDEVIVILFIGGPDQRTVPRQMWSGIRDQIDPSILAVATVLIAFAIALFGCINWLHARTRAANAAAAG, encoded by the coding sequence GTGCAACTGACGAACAGCATTCCGTCGATCCGGCTCGCCAAGCTCGGCCTGCGCGTGCATTGCACGCTCGTGCTGGCCTTCCTGGTCGCGCCGATCCTCGTCATCATCCCGCTCTCGTTCAACTCGGGATCGTACTTCTCGTATCCGATGGAGGGCTTCTCGCTGCGCTGGTACGCGCAGGCGTTCGGCAGCCCCGACTGGCAGCGCGCGTTCGCCAACAGCCTCGGCATCGGCGCGGTTTCCACGCTGATCGCCACCAGCCTCGGCACGCTGGCCGCGCTCGGCCTCGCGCGCGAGAACTTCCCGTACCGCTCGCTGATCATGCCGCTCCTGATCTCGCCGATGATCATCCCGATCGTAGTGGTGGCGGCCGGCTTCTACCTGATCTTCGCGCCGCTCGGGCTCGTCAACTCCTACCTCGGCGTGGTGCTCGCGCACGCGGCGCTCGGCACGCCGTTCGTGGTGATCACCGTGACGGCCTCGCTGCTGTCGTTCGACCAGAGCCTGCTGCGCGCCTCGGCCGGGCTCGGCGCGCGGCCGTGGACCACCTTCCGGCGCGTGACGCTGCCGCTCATCACGCCGGCCGTGGCCACCGGCGGCGTGTTCGCGTTCGCCACCTCGTTCGACGAGGTGATCGTGATCCTGTTCATCGGCGGCCCCGACCAGCGCACCGTGCCGCGCCAGATGTGGAGCGGCATCCGCGACCAGATCGATCCGTCGATCCTGGCCGTGGCCACCGTGCTGATCGCGTTCGCGATCGCGCTGTTCGGCTGCATCAACTGGCTGCACGCGCGCACGCGCGCCGCGAACGCGGCGGCCGCGGGCTGA
- a CDS encoding ABC transporter permease — protein sequence MKILPQPAPAGPPPAAPAAQAAPRAHRLAAQAASYRRARRKAATQALLLALPLLVFLLATFIAPIAILLARSVRNPEVPGAMPQLAHVLRQWDGRGVPGEAGFAALAAGLRAAAEAGSLGEAARRMNFYQPEFRSLLLKTARTVRAHDGGGPWRPLLVQADARWGQPDTWRLLKRASSAWTPDYLLNGIDAQVTPEGRVAAVPPDSAVYRAAFARTVSISATVTLLCLVLAYPVAWLLANLPPRQGNRLMLFVIIPFWTSLLVRTTAWYVLLQPGGVVNRVLLALHLVDAPLPLIFNRAGVLIGMTHVLLPYMILAIYSVMKGVPPIYLRAAQSLGAHPAVAFVRVYMPQTLPGVGAGCFLVFVLALGYYITPALLGGAGDEMISQLIAAQTNDLLNWGLAGALSAYLVIFTAVFYFIFNRLVGVDRLRFG from the coding sequence ATGAAGATCCTTCCGCAACCGGCGCCGGCCGGCCCGCCGCCCGCGGCACCGGCAGCGCAGGCAGCCCCCCGGGCGCACCGGCTCGCGGCCCAGGCGGCCAGCTACCGGCGCGCGCGCCGCAAGGCCGCCACGCAGGCGCTGCTGCTCGCGCTGCCGCTGCTGGTATTCCTGCTCGCCACCTTCATCGCGCCGATCGCGATCCTGCTCGCGCGCAGCGTGCGCAACCCGGAGGTGCCGGGCGCGATGCCGCAACTCGCGCACGTGCTGCGCCAGTGGGACGGCCGGGGCGTACCCGGCGAAGCCGGCTTCGCGGCGCTGGCCGCCGGCCTGCGCGCGGCCGCCGAGGCCGGCAGCCTCGGCGAGGCGGCGCGGCGCATGAACTTCTACCAGCCCGAATTCCGCAGCCTCCTGCTGAAGACGGCGCGCACGGTGCGCGCCCACGACGGCGGCGGCCCGTGGCGGCCGCTGCTGGTACAGGCCGACGCGCGCTGGGGCCAGCCCGACACCTGGCGGCTGCTCAAGCGCGCCTCGTCGGCCTGGACACCCGACTATCTGCTCAACGGCATCGACGCGCAGGTCACGCCGGAGGGCCGGGTGGCCGCGGTGCCGCCCGACAGCGCGGTCTATCGCGCCGCGTTCGCGCGCACCGTGTCGATCAGCGCGACCGTCACGCTGCTGTGCCTCGTGCTCGCCTACCCGGTGGCGTGGCTGCTCGCGAACCTGCCGCCGAGGCAGGGCAACCGGCTGATGCTGTTCGTGATCATCCCGTTCTGGACCTCGCTGCTGGTGCGCACCACCGCCTGGTACGTGCTGCTGCAGCCGGGCGGCGTGGTCAACCGCGTGCTGCTCGCGCTGCACCTCGTCGACGCGCCGCTGCCGCTGATCTTCAACCGCGCCGGCGTGCTGATCGGCATGACGCACGTGCTGCTGCCGTACATGATCCTCGCGATCTATTCGGTGATGAAGGGCGTGCCGCCGATCTACCTGCGCGCGGCGCAGTCGCTCGGCGCGCATCCGGCGGTGGCGTTCGTGCGCGTGTACATGCCGCAGACGCTGCCCGGCGTGGGCGCCGGCTGCTTTCTCGTGTTCGTGCTCGCGCTCGGCTACTACATCACGCCCGCGCTGCTCGGCGGCGCCGGCGACGAGATGATCAGCCAGCTGATCGCCGCGCAGACCAACGACCTGCTGAACTGGGGGCTGGCCGGCGCGCTGTCGGCCTACCTCGTGATCTTCACGGCCGTGTTCTATTTCATCTTCAACCGGCTGGTCGGCGTCGACCGGCTGCGCTTCGGCTGA
- a CDS encoding ABC transporter substrate-binding protein, producing MKTSPPRFAAAAIAALALLPALSRAADTLSVVTFGGAYEAAARQAWFVPFGAQTGAKFATESYDGGLAKLQAMEQAKNPTWDLVDMETNDAINACDEGLLEKLDPKALGKTGDFLPGALRDCSVAAMVWSTVYAYDATKLKTPPTTIADFFDLKTFPGKRGLRKSPKVTLEWALIADGVAPADVYKTLATPAGLDRAFRKLDTIKSSIVWWEAGAQAPQLLADGAVTMVQAYNGRIDSAVHQDKKPFRIVWDGQVYDYEWWAVPKGAKHADAAKQFIAFAAQPKAYADLTKYIAYAPPRKDSLPLVAKERLADLPTAPANFKRPLQIDAGFWADNGDEIGKRFQVWLTK from the coding sequence ATGAAAACGTCCCCCCCCCGCTTCGCCGCCGCGGCCATCGCGGCCCTGGCCCTGCTGCCCGCGCTCTCGCGCGCGGCCGACACGCTGTCCGTCGTCACCTTCGGCGGCGCCTACGAGGCGGCCGCGCGCCAGGCCTGGTTCGTGCCGTTCGGCGCGCAGACCGGCGCGAAGTTCGCGACCGAGTCCTACGACGGCGGCCTCGCCAAGCTGCAGGCGATGGAGCAGGCGAAGAACCCGACCTGGGACCTGGTCGACATGGAGACCAACGACGCGATCAACGCCTGCGACGAGGGCCTGCTCGAAAAACTCGATCCCAAGGCGCTCGGCAAGACCGGCGACTTCCTGCCCGGCGCGCTGCGCGACTGCTCGGTGGCCGCGATGGTCTGGTCGACCGTCTACGCCTACGACGCCACCAAGCTGAAGACGCCGCCCACCACCATCGCCGATTTCTTCGACCTGAAGACATTCCCCGGCAAGCGCGGCCTGCGCAAGTCGCCGAAGGTGACGCTCGAGTGGGCGCTGATCGCCGACGGCGTCGCGCCCGCCGACGTCTACAAGACGCTCGCCACGCCGGCCGGGCTCGACCGCGCGTTCCGCAAGCTCGACACCATCAAGTCGAGCATCGTCTGGTGGGAGGCCGGCGCGCAGGCGCCGCAGCTGCTCGCCGACGGCGCGGTGACGATGGTGCAGGCCTACAACGGCCGCATCGACAGCGCGGTGCATCAGGACAAGAAGCCGTTCCGCATCGTCTGGGACGGCCAGGTCTACGACTACGAATGGTGGGCCGTGCCGAAGGGCGCGAAGCATGCCGACGCGGCGAAGCAGTTCATCGCGTTCGCCGCGCAGCCGAAGGCCTATGCGGACCTGACGAAGTACATCGCCTACGCGCCGCCGCGCAAGGATTCGCTGCCGCTCGTCGCGAAGGAGCGCCTGGCCGACCTGCCGACCGCGCCGGCCAACTTCAAGCGGCCGCTGCAGATCGATGCGGGCTTCTGGGCCGACAACGGCGACGAGATCGGCAAGCGCTTCCAGGTCTGGCTGACGAAGTAA
- a CDS encoding ABC transporter ATP-binding protein, with product MASPPFISFVGVSKSYDGRHAVVDGLDLDIARGEFVSLLGPSGSGKTTTLMMLAGFETPTDGTILLDGRRLDDKLPHQRDIGMVFQNYALFPHMTIAQNVAFPLSVRKVPRAARKLRVARALEMVELSHLAARRPAQLSGGQQQRVALARALVFEPSVVLMDEPLGALDKRLRETMQYEIMRLHRELALTIVYVTHDQNEALTMSNRVAVFSDGRIQQAATPTELYENAQNAFVANFVGENNGLAGRVAAIDGELATLAVGTTGATVVGRLGPGLQVGEPATLALRPERAGVAAPDAGGAPADFNTLAASVHELVYCGDHHRVHLRLPDGQPMVVKVANTRLVELPPVGATAHVIWRRDDCKVLAAAAPRAARPTASARPAPATSSAGSAPSESAPSTVSPSVPPLASGVTR from the coding sequence ATGGCCAGCCCACCCTTCATTTCGTTCGTCGGCGTCAGCAAGTCCTACGACGGCCGGCACGCCGTGGTCGACGGACTCGACCTCGACATCGCGCGCGGCGAGTTCGTCTCGCTGCTCGGGCCGTCCGGCTCCGGCAAGACCACCACGCTGATGATGCTGGCCGGCTTCGAGACGCCGACCGACGGCACCATCCTGCTCGACGGCCGGCGCCTCGACGACAAGCTGCCCCACCAGCGCGACATCGGCATGGTGTTCCAGAACTACGCCCTGTTCCCGCACATGACGATCGCGCAGAACGTGGCGTTCCCGCTGTCGGTGCGCAAGGTCCCGCGCGCCGCCCGGAAACTGCGCGTCGCGCGCGCGCTCGAGATGGTCGAGCTCTCGCACCTGGCCGCGCGGCGTCCGGCCCAGCTCTCGGGCGGCCAGCAGCAGCGCGTGGCGCTGGCGCGCGCGCTGGTGTTCGAGCCGAGCGTGGTGCTGATGGACGAGCCGCTCGGCGCGCTCGACAAGCGGCTGCGCGAGACCATGCAGTACGAGATCATGCGGCTGCATCGCGAGCTGGCGCTGACGATCGTCTACGTCACGCACGACCAGAACGAGGCGCTGACCATGTCGAACCGCGTCGCCGTGTTCTCGGACGGACGCATCCAGCAGGCCGCCACGCCCACCGAACTCTACGAGAACGCGCAGAACGCGTTCGTGGCGAACTTCGTCGGCGAGAACAACGGCCTCGCGGGCCGCGTCGCGGCGATCGACGGCGAGCTGGCCACGCTGGCCGTCGGCACGACGGGCGCGACCGTGGTCGGCCGGCTCGGCCCCGGGCTGCAGGTCGGCGAGCCCGCCACGCTCGCGCTGCGCCCCGAGCGCGCCGGCGTGGCCGCGCCGGACGCGGGCGGCGCGCCGGCCGATTTCAACACGCTCGCGGCGAGCGTCCACGAACTGGTCTATTGCGGCGACCATCATCGCGTCCACCTGCGCCTGCCCGACGGGCAGCCGATGGTCGTCAAGGTCGCCAACACGCGGCTCGTCGAGCTGCCGCCGGTGGGCGCGACGGCCCACGTGATCTGGCGTCGCGACGACTGCAAGGTGCTGGCCGCCGCCGCGCCGCGCGCCGCCCGACCGACTGCATCGGCTCGCCCGGCCCCGGCCACCTCGTCCGCCGGGTCCGCGCCTTCCGAATCCGCTCCCTCGACCGTTTCCCCTTCCGTCCCGCCTCTCGCTTCCGGAGTCACCCGATGA
- a CDS encoding aromatic ring-hydroxylating oxygenase subunit alpha: MNRTPAAPHSADEIVLALRENCAREFDDARAMPPAVYTSDAFLERERQTIFRDEWLCVGRAGALANPGDYLTADLGGQPVAVLRSEDGTLRAFSNVCLHRMSVLLEGRGNVRRIVCPYHAWNYSLDGRLQGAPLMDRQAGFCKEAYALPAVRCEVWQGWIYLTLNDAAPPVAAQLAELDALIARYGMGDYVETFHEEHVWDTNWKLLAENFMESYHLPMLHRATVGPHSKLDEMECPPGLPAFNHHWITKEATLPIGNAHPDNRRLEGHWRRTTALLAIYPNHLVTLTPGYFWYLVLQPLGVDRVAIRFGGGLSPEFIDDPDAAGHMATLKALLDEVNAEDRRGVEAVFRGVRAPLAAPGHLSHLERPNYDFARYLAARVGA, translated from the coding sequence ATGAACCGCACGCCAGCCGCCCCGCACTCCGCCGACGAGATCGTCCTCGCCCTGCGGGAAAACTGCGCGCGCGAGTTCGACGACGCACGCGCGATGCCGCCCGCCGTCTACACCTCCGACGCCTTCCTCGAACGCGAGCGGCAGACGATCTTCCGCGACGAGTGGCTGTGCGTGGGCCGCGCCGGCGCGCTCGCCAACCCGGGCGACTACCTGACGGCCGACCTCGGCGGCCAGCCGGTGGCGGTGCTGCGCAGCGAGGACGGCACGCTGCGCGCGTTCTCGAACGTCTGCCTGCACCGCATGTCGGTGCTGCTGGAAGGACGCGGCAACGTGCGCCGCATCGTCTGCCCCTATCACGCCTGGAACTATTCGCTGGACGGCCGCCTGCAAGGCGCCCCGTTGATGGATCGGCAGGCCGGTTTCTGTAAGGAGGCCTATGCATTGCCGGCGGTGCGCTGCGAAGTCTGGCAGGGCTGGATCTACCTGACGCTCAACGACGCCGCGCCGCCGGTGGCCGCGCAGCTGGCCGAACTCGACGCGCTGATCGCGCGCTACGGCATGGGCGACTACGTGGAGACCTTCCACGAGGAACACGTCTGGGACACCAACTGGAAGCTGCTCGCCGAGAACTTCATGGAGAGCTACCACCTGCCGATGCTGCATCGGGCCACGGTCGGCCCGCATTCGAAGCTCGACGAGATGGAATGCCCGCCCGGCCTGCCCGCCTTCAACCATCACTGGATCACCAAGGAGGCGACGCTGCCGATCGGCAACGCGCATCCCGACAACCGCCGCCTCGAGGGCCACTGGCGCCGCACCACCGCGCTGCTCGCGATCTACCCGAACCACCTCGTCACGCTCACGCCCGGCTATTTCTGGTATCTCGTGCTGCAGCCGCTCGGCGTCGATCGCGTCGCGATCCGCTTCGGCGGCGGGCTCTCGCCCGAGTTCATCGACGATCCCGACGCGGCCGGCCACATGGCCACGCTCAAGGCGCTGCTCGACGAGGTCAACGCCGAGGACCGGCGCGGCGTGGAGGCGGTGTTCCGCGGCGTGCGCGCGCCGCTCGCCGCGCCCGGCCACCTGAGCCACCTCGAACGGCCCAATTACGACTTCGCGCGTTACCTCGCCGCGCGCGTGGGCGCCTGA
- a CDS encoding LysR family transcriptional regulator — protein sequence MENVPLRYSLRQLRYFVVTAEALSFTAAARQLHISQPSISTSIAELEASFGLQLFIRHHASGLSLTPAGRDMLGQARNLLKNAEELQTAARDMDGGMSGTIALGCLVSLAPPLLPAVMSRFVAEHAGIGFRTFEAHQDDLLDGLGDGTLDIALTYSLDLSDDIAFTPLVSLPPYVILPHGHRLARGASVALEDLLDEPYVLLDLPHSREYFAALFAPLGRRPVPAFRSSQPEVVRGMVANGLGYSILNFPLRSTATVDGTSFAIRPFRDAVTATMLGIAMSRAMKPRQLITRFAAFCESCIPELHGRAPVAA from the coding sequence ATGGAAAACGTCCCGTTGCGCTATTCGCTGCGGCAGCTTCGCTACTTCGTCGTCACCGCCGAGGCGCTGTCGTTTACCGCCGCGGCGCGCCAGTTGCACATCTCGCAGCCGTCGATCTCGACCTCGATCGCGGAACTGGAGGCGTCGTTCGGCCTCCAGCTGTTCATCCGCCATCACGCGAGCGGCCTGTCGCTGACCCCGGCCGGCCGCGACATGCTCGGCCAGGCGCGCAATCTGCTGAAGAATGCGGAGGAACTGCAGACCGCCGCGCGCGACATGGACGGCGGCATGTCGGGCACCATCGCGCTCGGCTGCCTCGTCTCGCTCGCGCCGCCGCTGCTGCCGGCGGTGATGAGCCGCTTCGTGGCGGAGCACGCCGGCATCGGCTTTCGCACCTTCGAGGCGCACCAGGACGACCTGCTCGACGGGCTCGGCGACGGCACGCTCGACATCGCGCTGACCTACAGCCTCGATCTGTCCGACGACATCGCGTTCACCCCGCTCGTCTCGCTGCCGCCCTACGTGATCCTGCCGCACGGGCACCGGCTCGCGCGCGGCGCCTCGGTGGCGCTCGAGGACCTGCTCGACGAACCCTACGTGCTGCTCGACCTGCCGCACAGCCGAGAGTACTTCGCCGCGCTGTTCGCGCCGCTCGGCCGGCGCCCGGTGCCGGCGTTTCGCTCCTCGCAGCCCGAGGTGGTGCGCGGCATGGTGGCCAACGGGCTCGGCTACAGCATCCTGAACTTCCCGCTGCGCTCGACGGCCACCGTGGACGGCACCAGCTTCGCGATCCGGCCGTTCCGCGACGCGGTCACCGCCACCATGCTCGGCATCGCGATGTCGCGCGCGATGAAGCCGCGCCAGCTGATCACCCGCTTCGCCGCATTCTGCGAGTCCTGCATCCCCGAGCTGCATGGGCGCGCGCCCGTCGCTGCATAG
- a CDS encoding flavin reductase family protein has protein sequence MSASQVTPDSPFHYYEPATGHGLAHDPFNAIVGPRPIGWISSRDAAGRPNLAPYSFFNGFNYHPPLVGFASIGWKDSVANIDATGEFVWNLTTRALVEQMNISCAPLPRGESEAAVARLELLPSRRVGAMRVAASPVHFECRKTQIIRLQGADGVEVDTWLVLGEVVAVHIRHELLRDGVYRTAEARPVLRAGGRGDYAQIEPSAMFELLRPQTPEDAERMGRAFD, from the coding sequence TTGAGCGCATCACAGGTCACCCCGGATTCCCCGTTTCACTACTACGAACCCGCGACCGGCCACGGCCTCGCGCACGATCCGTTCAACGCGATCGTCGGGCCGCGCCCGATCGGCTGGATCTCGAGCCGCGACGCCGCGGGGCGGCCGAATCTGGCGCCCTACAGCTTCTTCAACGGCTTCAACTACCATCCGCCGCTGGTCGGCTTCGCGAGCATCGGCTGGAAGGACAGCGTCGCGAACATCGACGCGACCGGCGAATTCGTCTGGAACCTGACCACGCGCGCGCTGGTCGAGCAGATGAACATCAGCTGCGCGCCGCTGCCGCGCGGCGAGAGCGAGGCGGCCGTGGCGCGCCTCGAACTGCTGCCGTCGCGCCGCGTGGGCGCGATGCGCGTGGCCGCGAGCCCGGTGCATTTCGAATGCCGCAAGACGCAGATCATCCGGCTGCAGGGCGCCGACGGCGTCGAGGTCGATACCTGGCTCGTGCTTGGCGAGGTGGTGGCCGTGCATATCCGCCACGAGCTGCTGCGCGACGGCGTTTATCGCACCGCCGAGGCACGGCCGGTGCTGCGCGCGGGCGGACGCGGCGACTACGCGCAGATCGAGCCGTCGGCGATGTTCGAGCTGTTGCGTCCGCAGACCCCCGAGGACGCCGAGCGGATGGGGCGCGCGTTCGATTGA
- a CDS encoding NUDIX hydrolase, protein MKERATILCRRANKILLVTRPRSRWALPGGTIHSGESPLDAARRELYEETRLDGIALHYAFLFGGLSKRHHVLIADVPRGCKAIASNEITSCRWFGRRRFETLAVSVPTRKIIELVTKMAAG, encoded by the coding sequence ATGAAAGAACGCGCCACCATCCTGTGCCGCCGCGCCAACAAGATCCTGCTCGTGACGCGCCCGCGATCGCGCTGGGCATTGCCGGGCGGCACGATTCACAGCGGCGAGTCGCCGCTCGACGCGGCCCGGCGCGAGCTATACGAGGAAACCCGTCTCGACGGCATCGCGCTGCACTACGCGTTCCTGTTCGGCGGCCTGTCGAAGCGCCATCACGTGCTCATCGCCGACGTGCCGCGCGGCTGCAAGGCGATCGCCAGCAACGAGATCACCAGCTGCCGCTGGTTCGGCCGCCGGCGCTTCGAGACGCTCGCCGTCAGCGTGCCGACACGCAAGATCATCGAACTCGTGACGAAGATGGCGGCCGGCTAG
- a CDS encoding HAD family hydrolase, with product MSRHLALFDLDHTLLPLDSDQSWAHFLVTLGIDGAAEHVASIDRLYRDYAAGELDMDGYLRVALAPLARHSRAQLDAWHTQYMTAVIEPAIVPAARELIARHADAGDLCCIVTATNAFVTAPIGRALGFEHLLAIELGTEGDDPAARYTGHPIGVATFREGKITRTEQWLASLGHRLDDFPRSFFYSDSINDLPLLERVTDPVATNPDARLRALAGERGWPVIELFA from the coding sequence ATGAGCCGTCACCTCGCGCTGTTCGACCTCGACCACACCCTGCTGCCGCTCGACAGCGACCAGTCGTGGGCGCACTTTCTCGTGACGCTCGGCATCGACGGCGCGGCAGAGCACGTGGCATCGATCGACCGGCTCTACCGCGACTACGCGGCGGGCGAGCTCGACATGGACGGCTACCTGCGCGTGGCGCTCGCGCCGCTCGCGCGCCATTCGCGCGCGCAGCTCGACGCGTGGCACACGCAATACATGACGGCCGTGATCGAGCCGGCGATCGTGCCGGCCGCGCGCGAGCTGATCGCGCGGCACGCCGATGCGGGCGATCTCTGCTGCATCGTGACGGCCACCAACGCGTTCGTCACGGCGCCGATCGGCCGCGCGCTCGGCTTCGAGCACCTGCTCGCGATCGAGCTCGGCACCGAGGGCGACGATCCGGCCGCGCGCTACACGGGCCACCCGATCGGCGTCGCGACGTTCCGCGAAGGCAAGATCACGCGCACCGAGCAATGGCTCGCCTCGCTCGGCCACCGGCTCGACGATTTCCCGCGCAGCTTCTTCTACAGCGATTCGATCAACGACCTGCCGCTGCTCGAGCGCGTCACCGATCCGGTCGCCACCAACCCCGACGCACGCTTGCGCGCGCTGGCCGGCGAACGCGGCTGGCCCGTGATCGAACTGTTTGCCTGA